The genome window CCAGCCCCTTGAGGATCGCCTCGGCCTGCGCGGGCTCGAGCTCTTGAAACTCCTCGACCCGCTGCGGCCCGAAGAGGATCTGCAGCCCGTCCGGATCCTTGTAGAGGAGCGGGCTCAACGTCTCGGCGGTGATGCGCTCCGGGGGCAGCGTCCGGAGGCTGGCCAAGGTCCCCGTGGGGGTGTGGTTCACCAGGAAGGACAGGGTGCTCCAGCACGGGCTCAGCTCGGCGACGAGCGCGCGGTTGCCCTGCTTTACGATCGCCGCCGCCACGTTGAGGGCCGCCGTCGTCGTCCCCACGCCGCCCTTCGCGCCGATGAACCCCACGACCCGTCCGGGGATCGTTCGGAAACCCTGGCCGGTCCGGCCATTCCGTGCCCGGTCGCGTTCGAACGTGTAGCGGAGCACCCGCACGAGCGAGTGGCCCCGCACATTTCCTTTGACCAGGTAATCCTGGGCGCCCTCTCGTACCGCCTGCATCGCCAGCGCGTCGTCCTCGACGACGGTGAGGATCACGACCGGAACGTCGGGGGCGTGAGTGCGGACCTGACGGAACGTGTCGAGTCCGCGGCTGTCCGGCAGCGTGAGGTCCAGCAGGACGACATCGATCCCTCCCCGCGCGAGGCGCGTGAGCCCTGCCGAGAGCCTGTCGGCGCGGACGAGATCGAATTGGACGCCTTGCGCGTCGGCCAGGAACTCCTGAATGAGCCGGCCGTCGCCGGGATTGTCCTCGATCAGCAGAATTCTGATCTTCTTGTCGCCCATCATCCGCCTCGCACGTATCGACTGCGAGCCGGCATGCTGATGGTTCGCAACCAGAACGTATCGATCGCCTGGAGGATCGCGATGAACTCCTCCAACCCTCCCGGTTTCTTGACGCAGCAGTTCGCGTGCAAATCGTAACACAGCGCGACATCGCGTTCCGCGTCCGACGAGGAGAACACGACGACGGGAATTCGCCTCAGCGTGGGATCTTCCTTGACCTCCCGCAGAACCTCGTGTCCGCTCTTCCGGGGAACGTTGAGGTCGAGTAAAATGAGGTCCGGCCGCGGCGCCTCCGCGTGCCCGTCCGCCCGGCGGAGATAGGCCAGCGCCTCCACCCCATCGCCGACGACATCGAGCCGGTGCCCCATCCGCCCCTCCCGGAAGGCTTCCCGCACCAGACGCACGTCTCCCACGTTGTCCTCGACCAGGAGCACGGTCAACTGCCGCTGCACAGGCAGGCTAGACATGGCCGGTGGGCGCTGGGTCTGGAATGGTGAACCGAAACGTCGCCCCCTGCCCCGGCTGGGACTCCACCCAGATACGCCCCCCATGGTGCTCGACGATCTTCTTGCAGATCGCGAGGCCGATGCCGGTTCCCGGATACTCGGTACGGGTGTGCAGGCGTTGGAAGATCACGAAGATGCGCTCCGCGTACTCCGGCGCAATCCCGATCCCATTGTCGTGGACGGAGAAGACCCACTCCCTTCCGCGACGCTCCGCCGACACGTGGACATGCGGCGGAACCGAGTTGCGAAACTTGATGGCGTTGGCGATCAAGTTCTGAAACAGCTGGCGAATCTGCGGCGCGTCGCCCATGACCGTCGGAAGGGGGTCGTGGGTTACAACCCCTCTGCTCTCATCGAGGGTCATCTTGAGATCCCCCAGGACGCCCTCCAGAGCGACCCGGCAGTCCGTCGGGGCAGGCTCCGCCTTGGTCATCCCCACGCGCGAGTACGCGAGGAGATCGTTGATCAACTGCTGCATCCGAGACGCTCCGTCGACCGCGTACGCGAGGAACTGATGGGCGTCGCCATCGAGCGTGCGCCCGTGCCGCTTCTGCAACAGCTGCAGGTAACTCTTGATCATCCGCAGCGGCTCCTGCAGGTCGTGCGAGGCGACGTACGCGAATTCTTCGAGTTCCGCGTTCGAACGGGCCAGTTCTCGGGCGTGATCTCGGAGGGCCTCCTCGGCGCGCTCCCGCTCCGCGGTGCGCGCCGCGAGTCGGGTCCGCATCTCCTCAAAGGCGGCGGAGAGATTGGCCACTTCCGCCACCCCGCTCTCGGGAAGCGACGCCGCGGGATCCCCTTCCCCGAGCCTCGTGGCCTCACGGGCCAGCGCCTCGAGGGGCCGCGTCAAGAGGCCCGCAGCGGTAACGCCGATGAGGATCGCCCCCCCCACGAGCACCAGATGGACGGCGAACGCCAGTTCACGCGCGGAGTTCGCGCCGGCCACCGCGGCGGCCAGCGAGCGATCCACGACCACCCCCCATCCCAACTCGGGGATCTGGGCGTATCCGGCGAGCCGCTCCTCTCCTCTCAGGGTGTAGCGGAGCCCGCCGCGCGCGCCGCCCGACGCGAGCACGGCGGTGACCGGCGCACGACCGGAGAAATCGGTCAGCGACGGCACGCCCGCCGGATCCCGATAGGCGATCACGCGTCCACGCTCGTCAACGAGATAGATGTCTCCGCTTGTGCTGAGGCTGGCGCGCGCGAGGGTGGAGGCGATGCGCTTCGGCTCGATGACCACCCCCACAGATCCTGCGAAGGCTCCCCGCGGATCGTGGATGGCCGTTCCAAACTGCATGACCGCCCGATGAATAGACGGTCCGATTACCACCGCATGCGACGGACCGTTTGCCCGCCGGACCCCTTCAAAGATCTGGGTGCCCGCCGCTGAAAGACGGGGCAGGTCGTCGCTCCGCGCGATGGTATTTCCGGATGCGTCGATGGTCACGAACGCCACGGCGTCCGGGTAACTTCTCGAAAAGATGCGCATGATCTCTCGCTGCCGATCGGGCGTCATCCGCGAGAGGCCCGGATACACCGCCAACATGGCCACCGCGGACTGGTGGATGGCGATGAAATCCTGGACATCTTGGGCCAGCGCGGTGGCCAGGATCTGCTGGGAGCGCATCTCTTGCTCGACCCGCGCCGGCACCTCCCAGTACGTCACCACGGACACCGCAACCAGCAGCGGGACAGCCATCGACGCGGCGAGCGCGAGCCCGAACCGGGCCCGGAGCGACGAGGGATCGAGCCGCTCGAGGAAGGGACCGATCCACGGGAGGAGCGCAAGCGCTGCCCCGAGGCCGCCGTAGTACAACACCCCGATCCAGGAGCGCGCGGGCCACGCGACGAGGATCAGAAACGCGAAGAGGGGAAACGCGGCGACCAGGTACCCGACGCGTCTGAGGAGGCTGGGGGTTCGCGGAAAGATCACCAGAACGACGAGGGCAACGCCGGTGACGAGAAACGCCCCGCCGCTCCACCCGAGATGGGGGCGGGCCACGTCGTACACGGGCGCGGCCAGCTGATTCGGGAACGCGAGGATGATGAGACCGTTGGCCACAGCCGCCGCTCCCATGACGAGGGCGAACACGTCACGACCCCGATCGGTCCCCCCCGGATCGGACCGGGGTACGCACAGCGGAGCGAGAGCCGTCCCGAGCCCCAGCAGCCCGAAGTTCGCCGCCGCGGGCCACACGCCGGTAGAGGCGGAGGCATGGGCCTGCACCAGCAGGAACGTCCCCGCCGTGGCATGGACGCCGGTGCTCAACCACCAGGGGAGCACGCGCGCAGACGCCGCAACGAGGCCGAATCCGGTCAGCAGGAATCCCGTGCCCATCCAGAACAGATACGCCTGCAGCGCCAGAAAGGCGGGGATCTCGAATTGGTTGGGGACCGAGATCATCATCGCCCCGAGGAGGGCGCAGTAGATCCCCACCACCCACTGCAGCGTGACGATTCGCATGAGCCTACGGCATCCTCCGTCGCCCCGGCATCGAGGAATAGACGTCTCCCGCCCTCACGGCGCCCCTCGCCCGCGCCCGTCCCGCACGCATGCGCAAGGCCCGTGCACGGCGCACGACTCCGCCACGCCGGGACCACGATGTTATCCCATTCTTCCAAGGATAGTGCCCTCTTCGTGACTGCAACAGACCTTGCGCCCGGCGGCGGGGACCGGCCCTCCGCTGGGCGCGGTCTAACGGCCTCGGGAGAGGGGCATTACCGAGAAGCGATGATGCATGAATGGTTCAAAGCCCTGCTGATTGACGACGACCCCGGGGACGCACGCCTCGTCCGGGAAATGCTTGCCGGGGGAGGGTTTGCCCGGTTCGATCTCCAGGTCACGAACCGGCTCGCCGACGGGATGCGACGGGTGTCAGACGGGGACATCGATGTCGTCCTCGTCGACCTCAGCCTGCCCGACAGCCAGGGGATCAACACGATTTCGATCCTCCACGCGCACGCCCCGGATATCCCCATCGTGGTTTTGACCGGGACCACAGACGAGGCCACCGGGGTCCAGGCCCTCAACGCCGGCGCCCAAGAGTATCTCCTGAAGGAACAGGCGAGCGGCGTGGTGCTCGTTCGGGCCCTGCGGTACGCGATCGAGCGGAAGCGGCTGGAGCTCGCGCTCAAGCGGATGACGGTCGTCGACGACCTCACCGGGTTGTACAATCGCCGGGGATTCTTCCAGCACGCCCCCCGGCGTCTCAAGTTCGCCCACCGCGAGCAGAAACGCGCGCTGCTCGCCATTATCGATATGGACGGCCTCAAGCAGATCAACGACACCCGCGGACACATGGAGGGCGACAACGCGATCATCAGCGTGGCGGCCGTCCTCAAGCAGACGTTTCGCGACGACGACATCATCGCCCGCATCGGGGGCGATGAATTCGCCGTCCTCGCGATCGTCAAAGGCCATACGGCAGAACAGGCCATCCTCAGCCGGCTGGACAAGAATCTCACCGCCGCCGGAACGCCGGCCGGATACGTCCTGTCGGTCAGCCTTGGGCTCGCCGCCCTCGAGACGGGGGACGCCGCCGACTTCGATGAGCTGCTCAAGCAGGCCGACCAGAGCCTCTACGATCACAAGCGGAGCAAAGGGCGCATCCCTACGGCGACGCCCGAGACGACGCTCCTGGAGCATCCCACGGCCTAGCGGGCGACGCCCGAAAGACTCCCACCGGCTCGCGGAGAACTTCACGTCCATGTCCCGCGTGCCTGCATTGCCACCGCGCTTGTTGCCAGGGCAGACGATCGGGCTGATCTCGCCGTCCGGACCAGCGTCACCTGCCGTGGTCGAGGCGGCGAGGGCCCGGCTCTCGCAAGAGGGGTTCCGCACCGTAGTGGGCCGCCACGCCCTCGACGTTCGCGGCTATCTGGCGGGCAATGACGCCGACCGGGCGGCCGACGTCCACGCCATGTTCGTCGATCCGGACATCCACGCGGTGCTCTGCGTCCGGGGAGGCTACGGGGCGATGCGGCTTCTGGACGCGTTGCAGTACGATCTCATCCGCCGCCATCCCAAGATCTTCATCGGTTACAGTGACGTGACCGCCCTTCACCTCGCCTTCTACCACCGCGCGGGATTTGTGACCTTTCATGGACCGATGACGACGGCGATCGCGAAGGACGATGGACACGATCTTCATCAGTTGCTCCGCGCCGTCACCCTCCCCCAACCGCTTGGCCCGCTCGTCAACCCACCAGGGGCCCCCGAGATCGAACCGCTCGTCCCGGGCGCCGCGGAGGGGACGTTGATCGGCGGCAACCTGGCGCTCCTCACGTCGCTGCTCGGCACGCCGTACCTCCCCCCCTTCTCCGGGGCCGTGCTCTTCATTGAAGACATCGTCGATCACCTCTACCGGCTCGACAGAAAACTCGTCCACCTTCGCCTGGCTGGCGTGCTCGAGCAGGTAGCCGGCATCGTGGTGGGCGAGTCGTCGGCGAGAGATCGGAAAGCGGGGGGCGACGCCCCGCCGCCAGAGCTCTCGATGCGGGAGATCCTCGAGGATCTGATCATCAGGCTCGGCAAACCGGCGATCTACGGCCTGGCCTGCGGCCACGGCGCATCCCACCTCACGCTCCCGATCGGCGTCCGGGCGCGCCTCGACGCCACCCACGGCGTTCTGTCCATTGAGGATCCCGCGGTCACGTGACCCCGCAGCCCCGCCGCGGGCGCGAGGACGGCGGCGGTCGGCGCCGCAACACGGGCGGGACCGGCCCCGCACCCCGTCGAATCGAGTGGAAGCCGGTCGATCGGCCGGCGTGGTGGCGAGTCGCCTCGCCGAGGAGTTGCCGTTGAAAAACCCGCCCTACCCCCGCCCGCGCAACGCGCTCGCCTCCCTCGAGCCGTACGTCCCCGGCCGATCGGCCGAGGACGTGATGGAGCGGTTTGGGCTCACCGAGGTCGCGAAGCTCGGGAGCAACGAGAACCCGTTGGGCCTCTCCCCTCGCGTGCGAGAGGCGCTGATCCGGTCGCTGGATCGAATTCACCACTATCCCGACGGCGAGTCCACAGGGCTGCGCCGGCGGCTGGCGGCGCGGCTCGAGCTGACCCCCGCGCATTTCTGCGTGGCGAACGGGGTCGACAACGTGCTGACCTGCCTCGGCCTGGCGTTTCTGGACGCCGGGGACCGCGTCGTGCTCGGCCACCCCACGTACACCGCGTACACCGGCCTCGCCAAGCTGCTCGGCGTCGTCCCGGTCGACGTCCCGCTTCGCGAGTGGCGGTTCGACGTGGAGGCGATGGCCGCGGCGTCTCGGGGAGCCAGAGCGGTCATCGTCTGCAACCCCAACAATCCGACGGGCACGATCCTCCACCACGACGAGGTCCAGATGTTGCTGGAACGGGTGTCCCCCGAGGTCCTCGTGGTGCTCGATGAAGCGTATGCGGAGTGGGTGGATGACCCGGCTTTCCCCGATGCGGTTGCGCTCCTCAGGAGGCATCCCAACGTCATCGTGCTCAGAACATTTTCCAAAATCTACGGGCTCGCCGGGCTGCGCGTCGGCTACGCGATCGCCGTGCCTGAGGTCGCGGGGTTCCTCAACCAGGTGCGCGAGCCGTTCCCGGTGAACCGCCTGGCGCAGACCGCGGCAGAGGCGGTCTTCGACGACGACGCGTACGTGGAAAAGTCGTTCGAGAACAACCGCGCCGGCAAAACCTTCTTGGCTAGAGAGATGAGCACGCTCGGCCTCCGGCATCTTCCGAGCCAGGCCAACTTCATCCTGGTCGACCTGGGACGCCCCGCCGGGGAAGTCGCGGAGCGGCTCCTCGCGTGGGGGGTGATCATCAGGCCCGGCGCGATGTGGGGGCTGCCGACGTGGGCGCGGATCACGATCGGGACGCCGCCGGAGAACACCCGACTGGTCGAGGCCCTGTCGGCCGTCCTTGGGACGCCGCGATAGCACACCACTCGGCCGCGCCCGCTGCACGGGGCGGCCACGGGAGGAAGATGTCCGATGACGAGCAGCCGTATCGACGACCTGATCCGCGCCTACGCCGAGGGTCCTCGCCTCCTCGAGACCGCGGTGGCGGGCCTTTCCCGGGACGAACTCCACTTCACCCCGGGGCCCGAGCACTGGAGCATCCATGAGAACGTCGTCCACGTCGCCGACACGGACGTCGTGGCCGCCTCTCGCATGCGCTATGTGATCGCCCAACCCGGGTCGGCCCTCGTCTCCTTCGATCAGACGACATGGGCTCGATCCATGGACTACCGCGCGCAGCCGCTGGAACACGCGCTGGCTCTCCTCCGCGCGATCCGGGCGTCGACGACCGAGGTGCTGAGGCGCGCGCCGCGGGAAGCCTGGGAGCAGATCGGCGTCAACACCGAAGCGGGACCCCAGTCGCTCGAGTGGCTGGTCGAGCACTTCGCCGCCCATGTGCCCTACCATCTGCGCACGATCGCGAAGCGGCGCGCGCAGTACGCCCAGGCGTCACGGTGAGAGGGCAAAGGGGTGGACGAGGTGCTGAAGCAGCTGTCGCAGATCGCCCCCACGACGCTGGGGCATTTTTTGGATGAGGGATTCTTGACGTCCTCGTCGTCCACCGCGGCGGGGACGAGCGGCACGCCGCGTTCGGCGGCCTGCTGGGGCTCGCGGCGAAGAATCGCGAGATCGCGGGCGCGGTGCTGGACGGCCCCGCCGCCGATCTCGCCGAGCTCACGGAACTCGGCCTGCCGGTGTTTGCGCGGGGGATCTCGGCGCTGACGACCCGCCGCTTGAACCTCGGCGGGACGGTCGGCGAGATCGACGCTGCGAGGAGGCAGACATCATGAGGGGGCTGGTCCTTGTCCTGGCCATCGTGCTGGTCGCGGCTGGGGTGTCGGCGGCGACGCCGGGGGCGGCGGATCTGCCCAAGCACGGCGGCACGTTGATCTACGGACTCTCCACCGAGCCCCCCGACCTCGACCCGCACGTGAACTCCGGTGCGAGTTCTGGCACCGTGAAGATGGCCGTCTACGACGGGCTCGTCAAGTACGGTCACGGCGGGACGATCGTCCCCGCGCTGGCGGAGCGCTGGGGTCTCGTCGGCCAGAATCAGTACGTGTTCCACCTGCGCAAGGGTGTGCGGTTCCACAACGGCGACCCGCTCACGGCAGAGGATGTGAAGTTCTCCTTCGATCGCATCCTCGATCCGAAAACCGGCGGCCAGCTGCGCGGCCCCTTCTCCGTGATCAAGACGGTCGAGGTGATAGACCCCGCCACCGTGAAGGTCGTGCTCACCCAGCCGTTCTCGCCGTTCCTGGCGTACCTCGCCATGCCCTACGCCGCGATCGCCGACAAAAAGGTCTCGCAGGGCGGGGCAAACTTGAGATCGACGATGATGGGGACCGGGCCGTTCAAGTTTGTCTCCTGGGAACCGGGGCAGCGGATCCGGCTCGTCCG of bacterium contains these proteins:
- a CDS encoding diguanylate cyclase: MMHEWFKALLIDDDPGDARLVREMLAGGGFARFDLQVTNRLADGMRRVSDGDIDVVLVDLSLPDSQGINTISILHAHAPDIPIVVLTGTTDEATGVQALNAGAQEYLLKEQASGVVLVRALRYAIERKRLELALKRMTVVDDLTGLYNRRGFFQHAPRRLKFAHREQKRALLAIIDMDGLKQINDTRGHMEGDNAIISVAAVLKQTFRDDDIIARIGGDEFAVLAIVKGHTAEQAILSRLDKNLTAAGTPAGYVLSVSLGLAALETGDAADFDELLKQADQSLYDHKRSKGRIPTATPETTLLEHPTA
- a CDS encoding LD-carboxypeptidase; amino-acid sequence: MSRVPALPPRLLPGQTIGLISPSGPASPAVVEAARARLSQEGFRTVVGRHALDVRGYLAGNDADRAADVHAMFVDPDIHAVLCVRGGYGAMRLLDALQYDLIRRHPKIFIGYSDVTALHLAFYHRAGFVTFHGPMTTAIAKDDGHDLHQLLRAVTLPQPLGPLVNPPGAPEIEPLVPGAAEGTLIGGNLALLTSLLGTPYLPPFSGAVLFIEDIVDHLYRLDRKLVHLRLAGVLEQVAGIVVGESSARDRKAGGDAPPPELSMREILEDLIIRLGKPAIYGLACGHGASHLTLPIGVRARLDATHGVLSIEDPAVT
- a CDS encoding ATP-binding protein, translated to MRIVTLQWVVGIYCALLGAMMISVPNQFEIPAFLALQAYLFWMGTGFLLTGFGLVAASARVLPWWLSTGVHATAGTFLLVQAHASASTGVWPAAANFGLLGLGTALAPLCVPRSDPGGTDRGRDVFALVMGAAAVANGLIILAFPNQLAAPVYDVARPHLGWSGGAFLVTGVALVVLVIFPRTPSLLRRVGYLVAAFPLFAFLILVAWPARSWIGVLYYGGLGAALALLPWIGPFLERLDPSSLRARFGLALAASMAVPLLVAVSVVTYWEVPARVEQEMRSQQILATALAQDVQDFIAIHQSAVAMLAVYPGLSRMTPDRQREIMRIFSRSYPDAVAFVTIDASGNTIARSDDLPRLSAAGTQIFEGVRRANGPSHAVVIGPSIHRAVMQFGTAIHDPRGAFAGSVGVVIEPKRIASTLARASLSTSGDIYLVDERGRVIAYRDPAGVPSLTDFSGRAPVTAVLASGGARGGLRYTLRGEERLAGYAQIPELGWGVVVDRSLAAAVAGANSARELAFAVHLVLVGGAILIGVTAAGLLTRPLEALAREATRLGEGDPAASLPESGVAEVANLSAAFEEMRTRLAARTAERERAEEALRDHARELARSNAELEEFAYVASHDLQEPLRMIKSYLQLLQKRHGRTLDGDAHQFLAYAVDGASRMQQLINDLLAYSRVGMTKAEPAPTDCRVALEGVLGDLKMTLDESRGVVTHDPLPTVMGDAPQIRQLFQNLIANAIKFRNSVPPHVHVSAERRGREWVFSVHDNGIGIAPEYAERIFVIFQRLHTRTEYPGTGIGLAICKKIVEHHGGRIWVESQPGQGATFRFTIPDPAPTGHV
- a CDS encoding response regulator encodes the protein MGDKKIRILLIEDNPGDGRLIQEFLADAQGVQFDLVRADRLSAGLTRLARGGIDVVLLDLTLPDSRGLDTFRQVRTHAPDVPVVILTVVEDDALAMQAVREGAQDYLVKGNVRGHSLVRVLRYTFERDRARNGRTGQGFRTIPGRVVGFIGAKGGVGTTTAALNVAAAIVKQGNRALVAELSPCWSTLSFLVNHTPTGTLASLRTLPPERITAETLSPLLYKDPDGLQILFGPQRVEEFQELEPAQAEAILKGLATTADYVIADLPAYPSRANAAIIPHCDHVVLVIGRDPV
- a CDS encoding DinB family protein, which produces MTSSRIDDLIRAYAEGPRLLETAVAGLSRDELHFTPGPEHWSIHENVVHVADTDVVAASRMRYVIAQPGSALVSFDQTTWARSMDYRAQPLEHALALLRAIRASTTEVLRRAPREAWEQIGVNTEAGPQSLEWLVEHFAAHVPYHLRTIAKRRAQYAQASR
- the hisC gene encoding histidinol-phosphate transaminase, with the translated sequence MASRLAEELPLKNPPYPRPRNALASLEPYVPGRSAEDVMERFGLTEVAKLGSNENPLGLSPRVREALIRSLDRIHHYPDGESTGLRRRLAARLELTPAHFCVANGVDNVLTCLGLAFLDAGDRVVLGHPTYTAYTGLAKLLGVVPVDVPLREWRFDVEAMAAASRGARAVIVCNPNNPTGTILHHDEVQMLLERVSPEVLVVLDEAYAEWVDDPAFPDAVALLRRHPNVIVLRTFSKIYGLAGLRVGYAIAVPEVAGFLNQVREPFPVNRLAQTAAEAVFDDDAYVEKSFENNRAGKTFLAREMSTLGLRHLPSQANFILVDLGRPAGEVAERLLAWGVIIRPGAMWGLPTWARITIGTPPENTRLVEALSAVLGTPR
- a CDS encoding response regulator; translation: MSSLPVQRQLTVLLVEDNVGDVRLVREAFREGRMGHRLDVVGDGVEALAYLRRADGHAEAPRPDLILLDLNVPRKSGHEVLREVKEDPTLRRIPVVVFSSSDAERDVALCYDLHANCCVKKPGGLEEFIAILQAIDTFWLRTISMPARSRYVRGG